The genomic region CACCCCTTTAATCCTTCCTGCTTTCATCAGCCTCGGTAGACGGGAAGGGAGAAAATCCGGAGTCTCCGTCGCCCGGGTTTCGCTCAGGTGAATCCAGGGAATCCGCATCCCGGCGCCCACCGGCGGGAGCGTCCCCGGGCAGGTGCCGGGCAGCAGCGCCCTGGATCCCGCGTGTCCCGGCGTATTCCCGGCCACCGCGTGGGGCTCGGCGTGTGCCAGCACCTTCCAGCCCCGAGCCCGAGACTTTGAGTTGGCTCCGAGCGTGgccttgatttatttttctaatttaatacGAGTTGACTCGATGTATTTGCTTTGGCAGCGGGTTCCCCCTCAAACCCCAAACTCTGCTAAAACAGCCcgtcctgcccctgcccccgCCGACACAACCGGGGGGCTGGGACCTGACCCGGCTGTGCCCGTGCCCGCATCCCTGGGGGGCACCGGCCCCCGCCCCCGAGCTGGGacctccctcccccccaaaaccgGCCCCCGGAGCTTTGTGCAGCCTGAGGGCCGGTCCCACATTCCCAGGGGAACGTGGAGCAGGTAGTGCTGTCCCCGTGCCCATCCCAGGTGGGCTCGGGAGTGGGGTGTCCCCTTGGCACAGGACGGGGCTGAGATTGGcgccaggaggagcaggaggaggagcaggaggaggaggaggaggagaaggatggTGTCAGCCTCGATGGCCTCGATGCTCGCCTGGGCCATCCCATGCCATGTGTCCCACCTGGAGACCCCCAAGTGGGGGGaccctctctccctccagcccccaggcgtggtgggatggggtgggtgggggTCCCTCCTTGTCATCCCAAATAAAACAGCTGTGACCCCTTGCCCCAGGAGGGGATTCGACCCTGAGGGTCCCCCTACCTCTGCCAGAGGGCAAATATTGCCCCCAAGCCCCCACGGGGACACCATCCTTcccccagcagccagcacagggccCCTCTGCTTCGGGACAGACATTCTGGGGTACTTCTATTGAACGATGGGTATTTATGGCATCCCCCTCGCAGCagagggcacagggagctgggaaggggggcTCGGTCCCCCCAATCCAGCCTTGGGAGCCTCCCTGCCCCACGGCAGCCTCTGTGGTGGAGGGGGacgcagcccccagccccagcatccccctcccaccctcAGCTCCGGGGTGAGGAGCCCCAGAGCGAGCGGAGCCGCCGGGAGCTCAGCCCGGCAAGCCGGCACCCGTCCCGGAGCGGTGGGAGCTGAGTCACCGGACAGGGAAAGTGAGGAGCGGGATAAAAGCAGATCAGTGCAGGTTTCCTTTGGTACTCGCCCTCGGTACTGGCCAGGCCGGGCTCCCCGGGGATGCCTCAGCCGgcccgggcagggctgggaacatCTGGATTTCTCCTCGTGCTGCTTCCTTCGCTGCTTCGCCCCCACGCTCGCCTGGGTGGGGTTGGGGGATTTTCCACATCTGCCCCGGAGTTTGGTGGGCCCCACAGAGGTGGTGGGATGGCTTCTCCCTCTGCCCAAATTTAAGGCTCGTGTTGAATTTTGAGTCCGTGTCATCTCTGAGGATGATCCCAGGGACACGGCTGTGCTGGGATGGAGAGACATGGGGACTCCAGCACTAAGGCTGTGCTGGAAATGACCCTTATGGTGCCACGAGGGAAGGTTTGAGGAtgtggggatggggagagaaGCCACCAGCTCCAACGGGCGAGGGGAAGGGTTGCCCGGGGAGCCTGGGGCAGGACACGGTCCCAGCGTGTCCCGGGGTTACCCAGGAGCTCAGCTATTTATATCAGAGCTGCTGGCCCCAGCTCGGGGTGACTCAGCCCCGATGGCCAGATGGAAACATGTTTTGGAGATGGTCTAATGGGAGGGTGGGGACGGGGGaccctccctgccagcacccccggcctcctgtcactgctccctcGGGGCTGCTCCTCCCGGGCAAACCCCGCGTCGGGGGTGGCAGCGGGGACAGACCTTGTGGCCACGGCCCGGCTCGGCACGGGCCCCCCCGCTCCCTTCCCCGGTGTCACCGCGGTGTCCCCGAACCCCGCGGTGCAGCTCAGACCCCGCCCAGTGCGAACTGCACCCCCGGCCCCCGCTGGTGTCCCCAAAGGCGGGGACGGGGCCCCCCGGGCACCCGCCGGGGTCAGGAGGGAGCGGCCGGGCAGGTTATCGCCTGCCACGGGAGCGGGGCCCCGCGGGGACCGGGCGCTGCCGACGCCGAGAAGGGGCCTCCCGTCTGTCGGGGGGTGGCTCGGGGGGTCCCACCCCCGTCTGGCACCCTGGGTGCCCCCCCCGCAGCCTCCCTGAGCGCAGGGATGGGATGTGCGCCCGCGTGTCCGTCCTTCCcgtgtctgtctgtccctcaTGGATGAGCTGAGTGCCCGCGGCCTCAGCTGCCCCGTGCGAGGGGTttgtccccagggctgccccgcGTCCCCCTGGGGGGACGAACCCCCCGGGGTCGTGCGTGTGTAGGGGGTCACCGTCCTGCCCCTTCGCCCCTGAAGGTTGGGGGGTCCTTGAGAAGGGGTTACCCCCCTAAACACAGATCACGCCGCACGTGGGTCAAACCCCCACCCCCGGGGAGGCTCcgccaggacaaggggggggtcggggtgtcccccccgccccggggagGGGTCGCATTGGCACAGGCGGTGGTGGGCGACCTCGAAGGGGGTCGCACACACAGAGGGGGCTGCACCCCCGGGGGGGTGGGCACGGGGTGAAGGGGGTGCCCCGGGGCGTGGCGTCACGCgggggggggcggggcggggcggggcgttCAGGGCATCcccgggcgcggggccgcggcagCGCGGAGCCCgtcggggggcggcgggggctcgGCGCGGCActgcgggggctgcgggggctgcccgccccggcccggcccggcccgcacCATGACCATGAGCTCCGTGGCCGAGAGCTTGCTGGGGTCCGACCCCTCCAAAGCCGCCTTCCTGGAGCTCGGCCCCCCCCAGCACTACCCGCTACACGGCCTCCCCCCCGCCGGGCACCCCCAGCACGACCCGCCGCCCTTCGCCTCCTACGGCCGACCCGGGCATTATCCGTACCCCGGGggggcccccccgccgccccacGGGGGTCCCTACCTGCCCTACCCGCCCCCCGGCGCCCCGCACCCCCCGGCCCCCGGCGCCAGGCTACAGGACACAGGTAAGGGGGGCGTGGGGGGGTCGGAGCCCCGAACCTCCCACCCGGGGCGCCCACCCGGCGGGGAGCGCCGGGGCTGCGCCCGGACGGAGCCGTCGGAAGCGCTCCGGGGCTGCGCCGCCCCATCGGGGCAGCGCCGGTGCGGGGCTGGGCACGGCGGGGGGGCCCGCGGGGGGGTCCGCGGGGCCCGGGGGTGATGCCCTGTCTCTCCTCAGAGGGCCTTGACCCGCCGGAAACCCTTGGCTTCAAGGAACCCCGGGCATGGGGAGCATCAGCCCCACACTGCCCCTACCCTCTGACCAGAGACCCCCGGCTGCCCATAACCTGCACCTCGAGACCCCCAGTTACCCACACCCTGCAGGCTGTGCCCTCTCAGGCCGGGcacttctcccctctcccccccaccACCACACTCCCATCTCAGTTCCCTGCCCTGTTCCCCACTGTTTTCCCCAAAAGCTGATGCAGGAACTCGCAAGCTGAGCCACCCTGGAGAGGAGcggccccagggctgccccatgGGGGGGGTCCTGAGCCCGGCTCAGCCACCCGGGCCCTGTTGGCCCCCCATCAGCTCGGGGGAGCCGTGGCCATGGTACCTGGGTGCACAGAAACCCTCAACACTCACTCCAGGTGAGCCCGGAGCTCACCCACACCCTCCATGTGCTGCTGAGCCAGGGACCACCAGTGTGCCCACAGGAagggccccagggcagggcagtcCCTCCTGTTGCACCCTCCATCCCCCCGGGGGGCCCTGCCTTCCCCCCCCAAGTTGggtgcagggcagaggggcccCTGTCCCATGTGCTTTTGGACTTTATGAATAGTGATATTGGATGAATAatcccatccctcccttcctcctcctctgtcccTTTGGCTTCCCCCGACGCTTGAACAAGCAGCGAAGCCAAAGCAGGTTCCCCCCTTCCTCATCCCCCAAACAATGACTGTTTTGGGGGgatggtttgggggttttggggtgtttttttaacCAGCACGTTGGCTTAACTCTgtctcctctcccaccccaaGAGCACGAGAAGCCCCTGGCCGTGCCCAACGGGGAGCTGCGCATCAGCGGGAAGGGGAAGAAGCTGCGGAAGCCGCGGACCATCTACTCCAGCCTCCAGCTCCAGGCGCTCAACCAGCGCTTCCAGCAGACCCAGTACCTGGCGCTGCCGGAGCGCGCCGAGCTGGCGGCGCAGCTGGGGCTCACCCAGACCCAGGTACGGCCCCGCCGAGCGGGACAGGACACCCAGGGGCAGCGGGGACGCCGCGGCCGTCGGGCTGTGCCACGTGCTCCGGAGCGACTCCGGATCCGGGCCGCGTCCCGCCGCCGGGGCGCAGCTGGAGCCGTGCCGAGCCGGGCCGTGCCGCGGCGGGGGAGCTGGCGCCGGTGGGCCCGCAGGGCTCGGGTTTGGGGCGCCCCTGCTCGCACCTCCCAGCGGCACCGGGACTTTCCCAGCCCCGGAGCCTGGCTGCCGGCCCGGCCGTGCCCGGCGCTGGGCGGCCCCGGGCCGTGGGACGAGGCGAGTGGGTTTTTGAAGGCGATGGGGAGAGACAGGCAGGCGGCAGCGGTGCAGCCCGGAGCCAGGGGCGAAGCGAGCTCATAAAGCCAGGGAAGAGGAGACAAGTGGGAACCTGCCGGCAGCGCGGGGGGGACCGCGGGGAGGAATGAGCGGGGCCACCACCCCAGCGCGGCGGgcgcagcccagcccagccccggcaCCGGCACCCGGCTGGGCTGGTGGGCGCCACAGCCCGAGACACAGAGGGGGGGACGTGGGGATTCCTGCCTCGCTCTCCGTCTCTCTGggctccctctgcctcttccCGCGTTCTCCTCCCGCTGCCCTGAGTGGAGTCTCCGGTGGCTCCGAGCCCAGCTTATCTCACAGAGATGATGTGCAGGGGGACCCCGCAGAGGGGTCTGTCCTGGTTGGTGCTGGGGGCTTAGAGGGGGGTGTTGGTCACATCCTCCCCActcactcctctctctcccctcccccaggTGAAGATCTGGTTCCAGAACAAACGCTCCAAGTACAAGAAGATCATGAAGCAGGGCTCGAGTGCCCCCGACGGGGAGCACCTCCACGCtaccccctccctctccccctgctcccccaaCATCCCCCCGCTCTGGGACATCCCCGTGCCGGGAAAAGGGCCCCCCCTGGCCCCCAGCAGCTACATCAACAGCTTTGGAGCCTGGTACCAGCCACACCCGCAGGACACCATCCCCCGGACCCCCATGATGTGACGGTGCCACCGCTCCAGCACCGCCGGATGCAGGAGGGACAGTGAGGGGATGCTCTGCTGCCACCCCCTGAAGGACTGGGAAGCCCAGCGAAGCCCTGGGAGATCCCAGCgagtggagaaggaggaagaggaggaggaaggtgacCACAGTTTGCAGGAACCTGGACCACCTGCTCTGTCACGGTCCGAAGTGACACAGAGCCCTGGTGTGCCCACCCCTGTGGGACAGGActcagcctccagcagcagccctgggtcCCCCCATTCATGGACAGGGGGCAGGGGGACCCCAAGAGGGGCTGGGGAGTCCCTGGACCCCCCcggctggctttatttataacTAGTGTCCGTTATTGTGAGTGCCCCCCTTTATAAACAGACTGAACTCTGGCTGGTTCTGCTCCTCCACCCGCCGCTGCTttggggtgtccctgccttGGGGGAGATGCTTCCATCCTGCTCCTCGGGGGACCCCACATCCAGAGCTCCTGGGAGAAcagcccagaggggctgggggtgctggaacagggggctggggttgtgtccccccaccccacccatCTGTGCAGGACCTGCTGTTTGTGCTCCCCTGAATGGAGCCGCAATTACCGTAATTGTGGGGCCGGGCCGTGAGGGGCTTCTCACCGCCTCCCCCCGGCAATTTCAGGCAATTTGGAGCTGTTGGAGATGTCTCTTTTAATAagggtgggagcaggagggtggcGGGACACAGGCCAGGGGTTCCTGCCCTGTGTCCCCCGCAGTCCTGTGGATACCTGGCCCTGGGAGTGAGGGTTTTTTGGGAGCAGGGGGTAATTTCCCGCTGCAGGTTTGGCCGTGGGTaacctctcccctcctccctttgTGCTTCCAGAGGCCAGAACCAGGCTGGAAAATACATTCTTGtgatttcctccttttcccatgTCATTATTTCCCACCTTTCCCGATCCTGCTCAGTGTTTGTCACCCACGGTGGGGTTGGGACCCCCCCGGGGCTCCCCCTGCTGAGGTGGGCAGCGATTCCACACCGAGCACAAACATGCCGTGATCCTCACTCCAGGTGTTCCCACTCTGTGATTCCCCTGCTCCAAGGATCCTTTCCCGCCGTGGGGACCCCATTTTGGGAGCTCTGTTTGTTTTGCACCTTCAGCATCACGCAGGGCCGGAGTCATTCCCAGCACTTGGCCGAGGGGTTGGGATCAATAGCTGGGAATGGCCCGTCTGGGGGTGGTGgccctggggacccccaggtccctgctGGCATCCACAGGGTTGGACATGATTCCCTGCCACCCTGCCAGGTCGGATCCCTCGGCCAGGAGGTTTGGGGTGCTGGCAGTGATCCCACGGGATGGTTGtccccagctgtgtccagcGATGGCACGTGGGTGATGTGTCCCCAGCACCCCGGGacactgggactgactgggatccAGGACCAAGTGCATGGTGGATGATGTTCCCAGTGGGATTTTCCCGGAGTGATGGAGCCTGCCCGCCCCTCTGAGGCTTTAGGGAAGGAGATGGATCTGCTTTGTGGCAACACTGGAAAGTAGGAGAATTTCCCATCCAGGAACTGGGATAACCCAACTCCTTGGGTGGGATTTACCCCGGACAGGAGCTCGGGGCTGGAAGGGGCGGCTTTCCTTTGGGAATTACTCACAGCCATGGGAAGGGGCTGGTGGTCCTGTCTGGATAGGGAGGCTGGGGATGCTGCCCTGGAGGAGGTCGGTGCCGggcacatcccagccctgcGGATTTGGGGTGACCTGCAGAGCCAGCGGTGCCAGGAGGGAAGGATCCCTCGggatgggggagcaggaggcagaggccGTGGCGCCTGCTCGGCGTTCCCGATGGATGTGCTGCCAAGGACCTGCAGCCAGAGCCGCTCACAGGTCCTGTCTTgcagtgggagggaaggagggaaggagggagggaaggaggcagcagcCTCGGCTCCGGGGCCCGGCTGGCGCCTGGACCCTGGGGGgggatcccagcacagccccccacCCATGGGAGAGCCACAGCCCACCCCCCACTGCCTGGAGAGGGGGGCAGAGCCGGGTTAGGACATCCCTGGATGTAGGGAAGTCCCTTGGGCACACATGGGAATCAGGTCTCTGCTGCCATCCCAGGTCgtgctgggatggggacatggaTGGGGGGCCCTGGATGCCCTcaggaaggggtttgggggctgtCCTGCCTTTTCCCAGCTGGATGGGGATCCAACTTCCCTCTGCACCCAGGGGaggggcagcacagccagcctggcatcACTGACCATGGTTGTCACCCTCTCCACCAGCCAGAAGTGGCCCTGGCTGGGGACGCAGGAAAGGCCAAGACATCCCGGTCTGTTTAACCCACTGGATGGGGGAAATGCCACTGGGGGACCGGGGTGTCCCTGGGCCTGTTCCTCCTTCTGCCCACACGGCCTGGAAATCAGGCTGGGCCGTGGGGACGTTGGTGTCACCTCCCCGTCCCAGCAGGGTGATGGGACACGGATGGGGACACCCAGGAGCAGAGACACCCCGAGGCCTCCCAGGAGCACTCCTGGCCCGTTTTCCAGGGGCAAGAGCAGCAGTGGAGCCCCGGCAGTGCTGTGGCTCCGGCGCCGCTCCGGGTTAGCCAAGAGCTGGGAAGGGCACGGAGCCACGGTGGATGCCAGGCCGGGCCGTGGGTGGGCGGCTGCCCCcgctccctgtgctggcactggggTGACGCAAGAGGCAAAGGGACGTGTTGTAACCGGGCAGGACCCGCGTGCCGCGCTGGGAGGGCTGTGCCGGGGCTCGGGGGCGATGCCGGGGGCACAGGGGCACTGCCACCCCCCTGCTCGGGCCCACCCGGGCTCCAAAACACAGCtgagcccccaccctgcccctggcCACTGGAAAATCCCCTCGGAAGGggtgggtgtccccagtgtcacagcGTCGCCATCCCACCCGGGGATAACTGGGATAACTGGGATAACTGGGATAACGAGGGGGGTCATtccatccctgtgccagggcgGGACAGGGATGTTGGGAGGAGTGGGGTGATGGGATGATATCCCCATCGCTCTGGGAACCCTCCCAGACCCCCTCCTGGTCTGGGAATGTGCTGGGACGCCGAGCTTGGCCCCGGGGAGGGATGTCTGGATCCCGCAGCCCCTTTTGGGGAGCTCTGGGGGTCTTGGCCACCTCTGggctggaagagctggaggTGATGCCAGTGGGGACCCCCCCGGGGTGTTGGAGATGGGGATGAGAGAGCAGGAAAGGGGGACAGGCAGCCCGAGGGGGCCGTGCCCGGGCAAGTGTCAAGGGGTCCTGCACCCCCTGGg from Pseudopipra pipra isolate bDixPip1 chromosome 26, bDixPip1.hap1, whole genome shotgun sequence harbors:
- the DLX4 gene encoding homeobox protein DLX-4, with translation MTMSSVAESLLGSDPSKAAFLELGPPQHYPLHGLPPAGHPQHDPPPFASYGRPGHYPYPGGAPPPPHGGPYLPYPPPGAPHPPAPGARLQDTEHEKPLAVPNGELRISGKGKKLRKPRTIYSSLQLQALNQRFQQTQYLALPERAELAAQLGLTQTQVKIWFQNKRSKYKKIMKQGSSAPDGEHLHATPSLSPCSPNIPPLWDIPVPGKGPPLAPSSYINSFGAWYQPHPQDTIPRTPMM